Proteins from a genomic interval of Musa acuminata AAA Group cultivar baxijiao chromosome BXJ1-9, Cavendish_Baxijiao_AAA, whole genome shotgun sequence:
- the LOC103998109 gene encoding probable membrane-associated kinase regulator 1 — MERTRDGDGPRGSGGAPALSFFPSPSSSSSSDFEFTVSLSPSSKRSCSQLCPADELFYKGQLLPLHLSPRISMVRTLILASASSSSTDTTTTESRDSNGSSSSSAFSVADLILPECDSSRPSSVTEEDARRVSPTKRPGGSKYLSFLATRFSSVFLHRGSKKLDPSADPSISIPAPPPHPTKRANSSSSSSAKEVIKKYVKKVKPIYEKLSLLQQRHNQQQPPPPPQHHQRKKTFSFSIKKERMLASSGKKNVLVVDRNNARGKGIEHSYSQSFSGNLLGHPTRKKQWAASCPSSMRSSPSHSGLLYMSGGGFPEPPPALSLSASSMEELQSAIQGAIAHCKSSMIQANRKKAPDLAGNEKEIDRS; from the coding sequence ATGGAGCGGACAAGAGACGGGGATGGGCCGAGGGGAAGCGGCGGCGCGCCTGCGCTCTCCTTCTTCCCGTCCccgtcctcgtcctcttcctccgaCTTCGAGTTCAccgtctccctctccccctcctcCAAGCGCTCCTGCTCCCAGTTGTGCCCCGCCGACGAGCTCTTCTACAAAGGCCAGCTCCTCCCCCTCCACCTCTCCCCTCGCATCTCCATGGTCCGAACTCTCATCctcgcctccgcctcctcctcctccaccgacaCCACCACCACCGAATCCCGCGACTCCAACggcagctcctcctcctccgccttctcCGTCGCCGACCTCATCCTCCCGGAGTGCGACTCCTCCCGCCCCAGCTCCGTCACCGAGGAGGACGCCCGGCGAGTCTCCCCCACCAAGCGCCCCGGCGGTTCCAAGTACCTCTCCTTCTTGGCCACCCGCTTCTCCTCTGTCTTCCTCCACCGCGGCAGCAAGAAACTAGACCCGTCCGCCGATCCCAGCATCAGCATTCCCGCCCCTCCTCCTCATCCGACTAAGCGAGCAAACTCCTCGTCCTCGTCGTCGGCAAAGGAGGTTATCAAGAAGTACGTCAAGAAGGTAAAACCGATCTACGAGAAACTGTCTTTACTGCAGCAGAGGCACAACCAGCAGcagccaccaccgccgccgcagcACCATCAGCGGAAGAAGACATTCTCCTTCTCGATCAAGAAGGAAAGAATGCTCGCTAGTTCGGGCAAAAAGAATGTCCTGGTTGTTGACCGCAACAATGCCCGCGGAAAGGGCATCGAGCACTCCTACTCACAGTCCTTCTCCGGCAACCTGCTCGGCCACCCTACCAGGAAGAAGCAGTGGGCTGCGAGCTGCCCTTCCTCCATGCGGTCTTCACCCAGCCACTCGGGTCTGCTCTACATGAGCGGGGGTGGATTTCCTGAGCCTCCTCCCGCTCTGTCGCTGTCGGCTTCGTCAATGGAGGAGTTGCAGAGCGCCATACAAGGCGCCATCGCCCACTGCAAAAGCTCCATGATCCAAGCGAATCGGAAGAAGGCACCAGATTTGGCAGGCAACGAGAAGGAGATCGACAGATCATGA